Proteins from a genomic interval of Schistocerca serialis cubense isolate TAMUIC-IGC-003099 chromosome 11, iqSchSeri2.2, whole genome shotgun sequence:
- the LOC126426654 gene encoding uncharacterized protein LOC126426654, whose amino-acid sequence MRSYKRKLGARAYRNYSPETLDKAVKLVLTKKMTLRAASERFNIHRNTLWNKTKEIKRSTTSNSETVKPKRQHGGQPIFTKEEEDTFVAHSIAMASYGFPMTLLDLRCVVKSYLDRTGRKVPVFGNGNFPGREWAMSFMKRHKYVLSERVAKNITYARAVTDTEVIDSYFEHLEKELEGIPPEKIWNYDETNVQDDPGSKKVLVRRGAKYPERIQNCSKACTSIMVCGNAAGQLAPLYVNYKAENMWSTWTENGPEGARYNRTKSGWFDHQVFEDWFINLMLPILKQQDGQKVLIGDNLSSHINLEVIRLCEKYGIKFIALPPNATYLLQPLDVAIFRVLKLIWCEILSDWKQSTSGSRCTSVPKDELPGLLKKMMDKLQENIIKNLQSGFRKTGIFPLDKMEVLQRLPKAVLEESLQSLSGVVGEIFIEELQKKREEVTGCRAPKRRRRLTVPAGRSISSAEIEASRAEQPKGKNTKANTSSRPSGSKEKAVLAGEMSGESSSDEDNSRERNWTDEDPSDPDVLDESFSCLEYSEPEMSPTKVIPNDKDVFGIDSMAPEKKTFSKWMIL is encoded by the exons ATGAGGTCTTATAAAAGGAAGTTGGGTGCAAGAGCCTATAGAAATTACTCTCCAGAGACGTTAGATAAAGCCGTTAAATTGGTTTTAACAAAGAAAATGACCCTGCGAGCAGCATCTGAAAG GTTCAATATTCATCGAAACACATTGTGGAACAAAACCAAAGAGATAAAACGTTCGACCACCTCAAACTCAGAGACAGTCAAACCTAAAAGACAGCATGGGGGTCAACCTATTTTTACAAAAGAAGAAGAGGATACATTCGTTGCTCATTCCATTGCAATGGCATCTTATGGTTTCCCAATGACATTACTTGATTTGCGCTGTGTCGTCAAATCATATCTAGATCGAACCGGAAGAAAAGTTCCTGTGTTTGGAaatggaaactttcctgggagagagTGGGCCATGTCATTTATGAAGCGGCATAAGTATGTTCTCTCCGAACGTGTCGCCAAAAATATCACATATGCAAGAGCTGTGACTGATACTGAAGTGATTGACTCATATTTTGAGCATTTAGAGAAGGAGTTAGAGGGTATTCCGCCAGAAAAAATTTGGAATTACGACGAAACGAACGTCCAGGACGATCCGGGAAGCAAAAAAGTGTTGGTCAGAAGAGGAGCAAAATATCCAGAGCGGATACAAAATTGTTCCAAAGCGTGTACTTCGATTATGGTCTGTGGGAACGCCGCAGGACAGTTGGCTCCACTATACGTAAATTACAAGGCCGAGAACATGTGGTCGACCTGGACCGAAAATGGACCTGAAGGAGCCCGCTACAATCGTACTAAATCTGGATGGTTTGATCACCAAGTGTTTGAGGACTGGTTCATCAATCTTATGCTCCCCATACTGAAACAACAAGATGGCCAAAAAGTTCTTATTGGCGATAATTTGAGTTCGCATATTAACCTAGAGGTTATTAGACTCTGCGAAAAGTATGGGATAAAATTTATCGCACTCCCACCAAATGCAACATATCTACTGCAACCGCTAGATGTTGCCATATTCAGAGTTCTAAAACTGATTTGGTGTGAAATTTTGTCAGATTGGAAGCAATCGACATCTGGTAGCCGGTGCACATCAGTTCCAAAAGATGAACTGCCTGGTCTGTTAAAGAAAATGATGGACAAGCTGCAGGAGAACATCATAAAAAATCTCCAGTCAGGATTTAGGAAGACTGGGATTTTTCCGCTTGACAAAATGGAAGTCCTCCAAAGACTCCCGAAGGCCGTCTTGGAAGAGAGCCTACAGTCCTTATCAGGAGTGGTTGGTGAGATCTTCATAGAAGAACTGCAGAAGAAGAGAGAAGAGGTTACAGGATGCCGGGCCCCCAAGAGAAGGAGAAGGCTCACTGTTCCAGCAGGCAGAAGTATCTCCAGTGCCGAAATCGAAGCCAGTAGGGCGGAACAGCCGAAAGGGAAGAACACAAAAGCCAACACTTCCTCCAGACCCAGCGGATCCAAGGAAAAGGCTGTACTGGCAGGTGAGATGTCTGGAGAAAGCTCTTCAGATGAAGACAACAGCAGAGAGAGGAACTGGACGGATGAAGATCCCAGTGACCCCGACGTGCTGGATGAATCTTTCAGCTGTTTGGAGTATTCAGAACCTGAAATGTCTCCCACAAAAGTGATTCCAAATGATAAAGACGTCTTCGGAATCGACAGCATGGCTCCTGAAAAAAAAACGTTTTCAAAGTGGATGATTTTGTAG